A region of Panicum virgatum strain AP13 chromosome 8N, P.virgatum_v5, whole genome shotgun sequence DNA encodes the following proteins:
- the LOC120686080 gene encoding uncharacterized protein LOC120686080, which produces MLVCWVDYYQGMLLVDVLADTPNQQQIHGIQLPAQALKSRRIYNDAGDPDPFRCVCVTDDGILKLVCIFAKDPPDFTIYTWTLVDITKGSWTKDVDTIMRADEFFGLYIATQSCLPRVQPSFPVVSLVNPDVICFLLKEEDCKVYWMVEVNMRSKVLQSSALYINEEEEGHPSEMDGGCRFYGHYFIPTKFSYLSKDAITSRKLSEKMQKDKECRAIMQKAKEWKVTQKAKE; this is translated from the exons ATGCTTGTGTGCTGGGTTGACTACTACCAGGGCATGCTGCTCGTTGATGTCCTCGCTGACACCCCAAATCAGCAGCAGATCCATGGCATCCAGCTGCCTGCTCAAGCTCTCAAGTCTCGCCGCATCTATAATGATGCAGGCGATCCTGACCCGTTCCGGTGTGTATGTGTCACTGACGATGGCATTCTCAAGCTCGTCTGTATTTTTGCCAAAGATCCTCCTGACTTCACCATCTACACATGGACTTTGGTTGACATCACGAAAGGCAGCTGGACGAAAGATGTGGACACCATCATGCGAGCTGATGAGTTCTTCGGTCTTTACATTGCTACCCAGAGTTGCCTTCCACGAGTGCAGCCAAGTTTTCCTGTTGTGAGCTTGGTAAACCCTGATGTCATCTGTTTCCTGCTCAAGGAAGAGGACTGCAAAGTTTATTGGATGGTTGAGGTCAACATGAGGAGCAAGGTGCTGCAGTCTAGTGCCCTCTATatcaatgaagaagaagaaggacatcCCTCTGAAATGGACGGGGGCTGCAGATTCTATGGTCACTACTTTATCCCCACAAAGTTCTCTTACTTGAGTAAGGATGCCATCACAAG TCGGAAACTAAGTGAAAAGATGCAAAAGGATAAGGAATGTAGAGCAATAATGCAGAAGGCAAAGGAATGGAAAGTGACGCAGAAGGCTAAGGAATAG